AATAATATGGTGATGTGTTCCTTGCGGCTGATGACGCTGCCCAGGATATCCTCGGAATTTTCGGTAAGTTCGTTGAGAATCTCCGGGGAGACATATTGGGAAAAAATGTTTCTTACCTGTCGTTTCGCCTTGCCTTCGGTAAAACTCAAATAGGCAAAGGCTGTGAGCCAGGAGATGATGATGGCGGCAACGGGGGCGGTGATATCATAGACAATATTATATTTATATTGGAAAAGCGCCCAGCCCACATAACCTGCAGCCAGGTAAATGGGGGAGAGAAGCTGCAGGGTGAAACGCTGGAAATAGAAGATGGAGGCCATGGACAGCAGAGAAAAACAGAAAATCAGCCCCAGGGTCACAGCAGGTTTGACCAGAACCAAAAAATCGTTATTCAGGATATTGCCGGCAATGGAGGCATGGATATAGACACCGGGAGCTTTAGGGGACAGGGCGGTTGGTTTTTCATCCAGGAGGCCAACGGCGCTGGCGCCGACAAAGACGATTTTTCCGGCAAACTCATCGGGGTAGACAATCAGGTTATCCACTTCACCCAGTTTGATTTGTTTGCGGGCTTCGAGGATGCCGCCAATGGAAAAAGGGTTGATGCCGCCGTAGAGATTAAAGAGATAGTCCTCCTCTTGGTCCACGGGGATAGATTTCCCATCAATTTTAAGCAGGTTGTCAGCAATCTGGATATCCTTTGTATTCAGCGTTTCCAACAAAGGTGATACGGGTAAGGATGGGTAGAGGTCGCCCAGGTATTCACGGAACAGTTTCGCTCGGCGGTAAATGCCATCGCCGTCAGGATCAATATCCACGGCGCCTATACCTTTGCTGGCCAGATCCAGGCCGGCAAACGGCGTGAGGAAATTATTGTGGACGCCGGTCTTGAATCCCCGGCCCCGGGCATTGGTGATGGCATGTTTTGCCCTGAATTCAGGGTTAAGGGAGCGGAAGAGGAGATCCTTGTTTCTTTCGTCTTCAACATCTTTGAGGATTTGTACCGCGTTGTATGAAAAATTGAACTGCGTGGTGTCATCGATCAGTCGCTGGTCATGGATGTTTATGACTTCATCGGTACAGAGATCCGCCTGGTTTTCAGTGAGAATGATATCAAAGACCACGGCCTTGGGCTCGCCCATGCTCAAGAAATCCAGAAGATCGGCATAGACCGATCTGGGCCATGGCCAGCGGCCTAACTCGGCATTCCACTGTTTAAGCGATGCCTCGTCAATGAGGATGACGGCAATTTCTGAGGGAAGTTTTTTGTCAGCGCGGAACAGCCGTTGGCGTTGGTCCTGGGTAATCCACTCGAATCTTTCAAAGGCCTGGGAATAATAAAGTCCGGAGGTAATCAGGAAGACGGCGGCGACGATTATCACCTGCCAGAGGACGTTTTTTGATGATTTGCTGAAACCCATGCAAGGAGTATATCATGAATGTTCTTGATTGCCATCGAATCTCAGGCGATAGTCAGTTTGAGTCCCCAAAATCCTTGCCGATTTGTGAACTCCTTCCGGCAACTTGCGCCCGGCCCGAATTTCGAAGCGATCAGGCCTGAAGGGTGCGTGACATGAGGTCACGCATCGACGAACCCGCAGGAAGCGGGATTTCGTCGACCAGCGAAGAAGTTCGGAAAAAGCCGTAGCACATGTCCAGGAAGGAGTTTACTAATCGGTTGATAATTCTTATGAATTACAAAAAAAAATCAGACACCAGCCTGTTTTCTGTAATTGCCGTTGCGGCCGTTTCTCGGTTTTATTTCAGCGGGTTTCTTATCATAATGGATGGCGTTATAGCCCAGGAGTTTTTTCATCCCGGTGGCAAATTCTGTGCAGGGCCTCACTGTAAAATCACCTGGCATTTCGATGTCGACTTCACCGCGGTCGGCAAAATGCAGGGTCAGGGAAAAAGGACAGGGGCCGTGATTATGCAGGATAATCTTCTTGATCTCCTCAAGTTTCCGGCGACTTATTTTGTCGGTTTGCAGGAGCAGGCGGATATTTGCGGTGTATTTGACCCGTGCTTCGGGAAGCAGATCGATGCTGTCGGCAATGATTTTCAGGCCCCTTTCATCATCTTTGAGAGTACCCTGGACAATGACCGGTTCAGTGCTGCTCAGCAGATGGGCGCACTGCGCATAGGTTTCCGGGAAAACCACAACCTCAAGGGTACCCATGGTGTCTTCAAGGGTGATAAAGGCCATGGCGTCGCCCTTCTTGCTCTTGTGGTCTTTGACGGTCTTGATCAAGCCGCCCACCCGCACCGGCGTGTTATCATGCAGGTTGGCCAGCCCCGGGATGTCGCTGTCGGCAACCTGCTTGATCTCGTTGCGGTAATTGTCCAGAGGATGGCCGGTAATATAAAAACCCACGGTTTCCTTTTCAAAATTGAGTTTATCCCGGTCGGACCATTCAGGAATATCCGGCAGATTGATACTGGCGGTTTTGGCAATTCCATCCGCAGGAAGAAGCCCGAAAAGAGATTTCTGACCGCTCAGCTTGTCCCGCTGGGCTGCCTGGGCCTGGTCCAGGGCCTGGTCGAGGATAGCGTAGAGCTGTGAGCGCTTGATATACAGTGAGTCAAAGGCGCCGGCCTTGATCAGGCTTTCGATGACCCGCCGGTTGACCCTTCTTGAATCCACCCGGGAACAGAATTCTTCCAATGATCGAAACGGGCCGTCTTTTTTTCTTTCTTCGATGATCGAATCAAGGGCGGCACCGCCGACGTTCTTCACCGCTGCGAGTCCGAACCTGACCCGATCGTTGATAACGGTGAAATCCTGATCCGACTCGTTGATATCCGGGGGCAGCACCTCAATATCGTGATCCTTGCATTCACTGATATACACCACAACCTTGTCGGTGTTGTTCATGTCGCAGGACAGGAGTGCCGCCATGAACTGCGCCGGATAATGGGCCTTAAGATAAGCGGTCTGGTAGGCGATCAGCGCGTATGCGGCGCTGTGGGATTTATTGAATCCGTACCCGGCGAATTTTGCCATCAGGTCAAAGATAGACTCCGCCTTGTCCTTGGGGATTTTATTTTTTTCCGCCCCGGCCATGAACTTGCCTTTTTCCGCATTCATCACCTCGGGGATTTTCTTGCCCATGGCGCGGCGCAGCATATCCGCATCGCCCAGGGTATAACTTGCAAGAACATTGGCAATCTTCATTACCTGTTCCTGGTAGACTATGACCCCGTAGGTTTCTTTGAGGATGGATTCCAGTTGCGGCAGCGGGTAGACCGCCACCTGCTTGCCGTGTTTGGTATTGACGAATTGATCCACCATGCCGCTTTCCAGGGGGCCGGGACGGTACAACGCCACCAGGGCGATGAGGTCGGTAAACAGCTCGGGCTTCATATTCATCAGCAGCGCCCGCATCCCGGCACTTTCAAGCTGGAACACCCCCAGGGCATCACCCTTGCAGAGCAGGTCGAAAGTCTTGGCATCATTCATCGGGATTTTACTGATGTCCAGCTCCCGCTTGATATCGGACTGGATGAGTTTCAGGGCGCGGTCGATCACCGTAAGGGTTTTGAGTCCCAGAAAGTCGAATTTGATCAGCCCGGTCATCTCGGTGTATTTCATGTCGTACTGGGTGAGGATTTCGCCCTTTGGCCCCTTACAGAGCGGCAGATACTCCACCATGGGCTCAGGGGAAATGACCACGCCGGCTGCATGGGTTGAGGTGTGACGTGGCAGACCTTCAAGAACCATGGCAACGGAGAGCAGTTCGCCCATCTGGGGATCGTGTTTCTGGGCGTCTTTCAGGCGCGGTTCCTGCTCAATGGCTTCTTTGATGGTGATTTTCAACTGGTCCGGGATCAGTTTTGCAATGCGGTCGACATCGACATAGGGAATGCCCAGGGCGCGGCCGACATCACGGATTACGCCGCGGGCTTTCATGGAGCCGTAAGTGATAATCTGGGCGACATGGTCGGCGCCGCCATATTTTCGCTGAACATATTCAAGCACCTCCCCGCGCCGCTCCATGCAGAAATCGATATCAAAATCCGGCATGCTCTTTCGTTCGATATTCAGGAAACGTTCGAATATCAGGCCGTACTCGATGGGGTCGATGTCGGTGATCCCCATGCTGTAGGCAACCAGGCTGCCTGCGCCGGAACCACGCCCGGGTCCCACCGGGATTTTATTATCCTTGGACCAGTTGATAAAGTCGGAAACAATCAGAAAATATCCCGGGAAACCCATGGTCTTGATGACTTTGATTTCCATATCCAGCCGTTCGCTGTAGACCTTTTCCTGTTCAGGGCTCAACCCCTGTTTTTCACGGATTTCAATAATACGTTCTTCCAGGCCTTCTCTGGATTGCCGGTCGAACATGGAGTCAAGGGTTTCTCCTTCCGGCAGCGGAAATTTAGGGAAATGGTGGTCGCCGAATTCAAGCTCGATGTTACAGCGATCAGCAATTTCAATAGTGGTGGCGATTGCCTCGGGATTTTCAGCAAAGGCGCGTTTCATCTCATCGGGCGACTTGAAGTAGAGTTCATCGGTTGAGAAACGGAACCGGTTGGCATCATGAATTGTTTTGCCGGTCTGGATGCAGAGCAGCACCTCGTGGGCATGGGATTCCTGGCGATTGAGATAATGACAGTCATTGGTGGCAACGAGTTTGATGTCGAGCTCTTGGGATAATGTCTTGAGGCCCTGGTTGGCGATTTTCTGTTCGGGAATGCCGTTTTCCTGCAACTCGAGATAGAGCCGGTCGCCGAAGATATTTTTGAGGCTTATGGCTGCTTCTTTTGCTGCAGCCATATCATTTTCCTTGGCAAGCAGATAGGCGACTTCACCATGCAGGCAGGCGGTGAGCGCGATAAGGCCGTCGCTGTATTTTTCGAGGATTTCCTTATCTATCCGCGGTTTATAATAAAATCCCTCAAGCTGGGCGAGACTGGCAAGCTTCATGAGATTCTGATACCCGGTTTTGTTCATTGCCAGAAGCACGATATGATACGCTGCGGTGCCGGAATTCTTCGCATTGCGGTCAAAGCGGTTTTTAGGGGCGATATAGAATTCGCAGCCAATGATCGGTTTAAGTCCTTCTTTTTTGGCCTTGACATAAAACTCAAGGGCTCCGAACATTGCGCCGTGATCGGTGAGGGTCACGGTGTCCATGCCGTATTCCTTGCATTTTGCCATGAGATCGCCGAAGCGGATTGCACCGTCAAGCAGACTGTACTGGGTGTGGACATGGAGATGGATAAAGTCGGATTTGTTCTGTTCAGTCATTGATAATTCCTGGTTTTGCTTGATTTGTGGCTACAAGTATAATCCCTGATTAATTCAAGGATATTGTTATGGGTGAGGGGTGAGGGGTGAGGAGTGAGGTGTGAATTTTCTCAAAAAAATGCAGTACCCCCCCACTCATCACTCAGTACTCAGCACTATCTTTCACTCCTCACGGATTTACGTGCTATGTGAAAAATTCCATCCGCTCAAGGGCCTCGAGGCTTTCCCATAGACCGGCTTCTTCATGGGGTTCAAGGGTTATGATCGGCAAGAGATTATTCTCCTGAATAAAGACAAAAAGTCCCTTGAAGTCGAACACCCCTTTGCCGATGCCCAGATGTCTGTCGGAAATACCGTCATTATCATGGAGATGCAGCTGCCCGAGCCAGGGGGCAAGTTCGGGAAGCCAGTCCTGCCAGGTATTTTTTGCAAAGGACATGACATGCCCCACATCAAGACAGAATCGGGCATAGGGCGAATCAAGGGCTTCAAAAATTTTTCTGTGTTGCGCCGGCGTTTTTTCAAAGGTGTTTTCAAGCATCACCGGCGTCTGGTGATTTGCGGCATGATCCACCAACTCCTGCCAGGTTTCCAGGGCCAGGCCGAACCATTCGTCCTCTTTGAAGTGGTGCTTATCGTGCTCGTATCCCAGATGACAGACAATGGATTTCGGTTGAAAGATCGGGATAAGTTCAAAGGCTTTCCTGAGTTTCTCCCGGGTGGCGGTCCGGATGAACTTATCAGTAGCGCCGGGCGCAAGGTCCAGAAAAGGCGCATGCAGTGTACATGAAAGGCTGTTGTCTTTGAGGATCTGCGCGGTTTGGGTGAAATCGGCAAGGGTGCGGGTATACAGGACGTCTCCCTCAAGGCCGATTTCCGGTTGCAGCCGGTTACCAAGGATAAGTTCTAGTAACCCGGTTTCAAGTTGGGCGTATGGGGCATTGACGAAACATTTCGATGTTATGTGAGAATAGGCTGACATGCTCTGTAATGGATTCGGGTTAATCAATTTTTTTTGCATCATCAATGAGCATAATGGGGATATCCTCTTTAATTTCATACAGGAGTTTGCACTGATCACAGGTGAGTCCGTCACCCTTTTCGGTCAATTTGACTTCGCCTTTGCACTTGGGGCAGGCGAGGATATCGAGTAATTCCTTGCTGATCATCTTAGTCTCCGTTTATCTTGTAATATTAGAATGTTACATGAGTTGTGTTGTTGCAGGGGGGTGTGGATTTGTAAAGCGTAAATGATAAATTGCTATGGGTGTAATTGCAAGAACTAAGACTGGTGATTTTCAAA
The Pseudomonadota bacterium DNA segment above includes these coding regions:
- a CDS encoding sugar phosphate isomerase/epimerase, yielding MSAYSHITSKCFVNAPYAQLETGLLELILGNRLQPEIGLEGDVLYTRTLADFTQTAQILKDNSLSCTLHAPFLDLAPGATDKFIRTATREKLRKAFELIPIFQPKSIVCHLGYEHDKHHFKEDEWFGLALETWQELVDHAANHQTPVMLENTFEKTPAQHRKIFEALDSPYARFCLDVGHVMSFAKNTWQDWLPELAPWLGQLHLHDNDGISDRHLGIGKGVFDFKGLFVFIQENNLLPIITLEPHEEAGLWESLEALERMEFFT
- the dnaE gene encoding DNA polymerase III subunit alpha, whose protein sequence is MTEQNKSDFIHLHVHTQYSLLDGAIRFGDLMAKCKEYGMDTVTLTDHGAMFGALEFYVKAKKEGLKPIIGCEFYIAPKNRFDRNAKNSGTAAYHIVLLAMNKTGYQNLMKLASLAQLEGFYYKPRIDKEILEKYSDGLIALTACLHGEVAYLLAKENDMAAAKEAAISLKNIFGDRLYLELQENGIPEQKIANQGLKTLSQELDIKLVATNDCHYLNRQESHAHEVLLCIQTGKTIHDANRFRFSTDELYFKSPDEMKRAFAENPEAIATTIEIADRCNIELEFGDHHFPKFPLPEGETLDSMFDRQSREGLEERIIEIREKQGLSPEQEKVYSERLDMEIKVIKTMGFPGYFLIVSDFINWSKDNKIPVGPGRGSGAGSLVAYSMGITDIDPIEYGLIFERFLNIERKSMPDFDIDFCMERRGEVLEYVQRKYGGADHVAQIITYGSMKARGVIRDVGRALGIPYVDVDRIAKLIPDQLKITIKEAIEQEPRLKDAQKHDPQMGELLSVAMVLEGLPRHTSTHAAGVVISPEPMVEYLPLCKGPKGEILTQYDMKYTEMTGLIKFDFLGLKTLTVIDRALKLIQSDIKRELDISKIPMNDAKTFDLLCKGDALGVFQLESAGMRALLMNMKPELFTDLIALVALYRPGPLESGMVDQFVNTKHGKQVAVYPLPQLESILKETYGVIVYQEQVMKIANVLASYTLGDADMLRRAMGKKIPEVMNAEKGKFMAGAEKNKIPKDKAESIFDLMAKFAGYGFNKSHSAAYALIAYQTAYLKAHYPAQFMAALLSCDMNNTDKVVVYISECKDHDIEVLPPDINESDQDFTVINDRVRFGLAAVKNVGGAALDSIIEERKKDGPFRSLEEFCSRVDSRRVNRRVIESLIKAGAFDSLYIKRSQLYAILDQALDQAQAAQRDKLSGQKSLFGLLPADGIAKTASINLPDIPEWSDRDKLNFEKETVGFYITGHPLDNYRNEIKQVADSDIPGLANLHDNTPVRVGGLIKTVKDHKSKKGDAMAFITLEDTMGTLEVVVFPETYAQCAHLLSSTEPVIVQGTLKDDERGLKIIADSIDLLPEARVKYTANIRLLLQTDKISRRKLEEIKKIILHNHGPCPFSLTLHFADRGEVDIEMPGDFTVRPCTEFATGMKKLLGYNAIHYDKKPAEIKPRNGRNGNYRKQAGV
- a CDS encoding Trm112 family protein, translating into MISKELLDILACPKCKGEVKLTEKGDGLTCDQCKLLYEIKEDIPIMLIDDAKKID
- a CDS encoding adenylate/guanylate cyclase domain-containing protein; the protein is MGFSKSSKNVLWQVIIVAAVFLITSGLYYSQAFERFEWITQDQRQRLFRADKKLPSEIAVILIDEASLKQWNAELGRWPWPRSVYADLLDFLSMGEPKAVVFDIILTENQADLCTDEVINIHDQRLIDDTTQFNFSYNAVQILKDVEDERNKDLLFRSLNPEFRAKHAITNARGRGFKTGVHNNFLTPFAGLDLASKGIGAVDIDPDGDGIYRRAKLFREYLGDLYPSLPVSPLLETLNTKDIQIADNLLKIDGKSIPVDQEEDYLFNLYGGINPFSIGGILEARKQIKLGEVDNLIVYPDEFAGKIVFVGASAVGLLDEKPTALSPKAPGVYIHASIAGNILNNDFLVLVKPAVTLGLIFCFSLLSMASIFYFQRFTLQLLSPIYLAAGYVGWALFQYKYNIVYDITAPVAAIIISWLTAFAYLSFTEGKAKRQVRNIFSQYVSPEILNELTENSEDILGSVISRKEHITILFSDVRSFTSISEELEAEQVVDLLNCHFEAMTDVIFNYKGTLDKFIGDAIMAFWGAPIKVKDHATQSVLAAIEMIRRLEDVNRKLREKGYPKITIGIGVNTGEVVLGNIGSEKKLDYTVIGDAVNIASRLEGLTKQYGFPVIISEYTFNELDKTIPCMIVDQVRVKGKTKPVKLFTPLAMPDDSETELDCARHQAELASRGFKLYQDQKWDEAIEVFSTLSNNDLSKVYIDRCAVYKANPPDIPWDGVFTMKTK